The following are from one region of the Candidatus Obscuribacterales bacterium genome:
- a CDS encoding glutathione peroxidase, with the protein MTIYDFQAKGLDGKEINLSKYKGDVVLIVNTASQCGFTPQFKGLEELNKKYADKGLKVLGFPCNQFGEQEPGDSTQIGAFCQKNYGVDFQMFEKIDVNGENAHPLYKYLTSSAPGIMGTEAIKWNFTKFLVDRHGNVVKRYASNVEPKDIASDIEKQLENN; encoded by the coding sequence ATGACTATTTATGATTTTCAAGCTAAAGGCTTAGACGGCAAAGAAATAAACCTATCTAAATACAAAGGTGATGTAGTTCTGATTGTAAACACAGCTTCCCAGTGTGGATTTACACCTCAGTTTAAAGGACTTGAGGAATTGAACAAAAAATACGCAGACAAGGGATTGAAGGTTTTGGGTTTCCCTTGCAACCAGTTTGGTGAGCAAGAGCCGGGAGACAGTACTCAAATTGGTGCCTTTTGTCAAAAGAATTATGGCGTTGATTTTCAGATGTTTGAAAAAATCGACGTTAACGGAGAAAATGCTCACCCGTTGTACAAGTACTTGACCAGTTCCGCCCCCGGTATTATGGGAACCGAGGCAATCAAGTGGAATTTCACCAAGTTTCTTGTGGACAGGCACGGCAATGTAGTTAAGCGCTATGCTTCCAATGTCGAGCCCAAGGACATAGCTTCCGATATTGAAAAGCAATTAGAGAATAACTAA